The Natronoglycomyces albus genome has a segment encoding these proteins:
- a CDS encoding M48 family metallopeptidase, producing MADNQPTSRQPVTLRGISSRAWEHPADRGALVALRELRGFDAVFKKLSGLFNERAIRLTYLGSAVRVDRHQYTRVHEAYMNVAAVLDVEKPPELFITRNPDLGGMCIGIDRPIIVINSGSLDVLDEPELRFLLAHELGHAVSGHALYRTMLEWLLRLTSGISWMPLGAIGLRVIIAALCEWSRKSELSADRAGTLATQDPAAALRVMAKLAGGGDLSDVDQTAFLQQAKEFESGGDLRESFLKLMLLEQRTHDFAVARAAELQHWIHDGDYQEYLSGSYPKREDDRDASISAEAKAAAKSYKEAFESTGDPLASLVRKVRDSFTSDSGQEGK from the coding sequence ATGGCCGACAACCAACCAACCTCACGCCAGCCGGTGACACTGCGGGGAATCTCCTCGCGCGCCTGGGAGCATCCGGCCGATCGCGGCGCTCTCGTGGCGCTACGGGAGCTGCGCGGCTTTGACGCGGTCTTCAAGAAGCTCTCCGGTCTCTTCAACGAGCGCGCCATCCGTCTGACCTACCTGGGCTCGGCGGTGCGTGTTGACCGCCACCAGTACACACGGGTACACGAGGCATATATGAACGTCGCCGCCGTGCTGGACGTGGAGAAACCCCCAGAACTCTTCATCACCCGCAACCCCGATCTTGGCGGCATGTGCATTGGAATTGACCGCCCCATCATCGTTATCAACTCCGGCAGCCTCGATGTGCTGGACGAACCCGAGCTGCGGTTCCTGCTAGCCCACGAACTGGGCCATGCGGTCTCCGGCCATGCCCTCTATCGCACGATGCTGGAGTGGCTGCTGCGGCTAACCTCAGGCATCTCCTGGATGCCGCTGGGAGCCATCGGCCTGCGCGTCATCATTGCCGCATTGTGCGAATGGAGTCGCAAGAGCGAGCTGTCAGCAGACCGCGCAGGGACGCTAGCCACCCAGGACCCCGCGGCCGCACTGCGAGTCATGGCGAAGCTGGCCGGTGGGGGCGACTTGTCGGACGTAGACCAAACCGCGTTCCTCCAACAGGCCAAAGAGTTCGAAAGCGGCGGCGATTTGCGGGAGAGCTTCCTCAAATTGATGCTGTTGGAACAGCGAACGCACGACTTCGCCGTGGCCAGAGCCGCAGAGCTGCAGCACTGGATACACGATGGCGACTACCAGGAGTACCTCTCGGGTTCCTACCCGAAGCGAGAAGACGACCGAGACGCATCCATTAGCGCTGAGGCCAAAGCCGCGGCGAAGTCCTACAAAGAAGCGTTCGAATCCACAGGCGATCCATTGGCAAGCCTCGTTCGTAAGGTCCGCGACAGCTTCACCAGCGACTCCGGCCAAGAGGGAAAGTAG
- a CDS encoding DUF1707 SHOCT-like domain-containing protein: protein MTPDEQNIRLSHADRESAIARLQKALDEGRLDIGEFDERTRDVYAVKTVGELQRLFDDLPDESRALDPSVHSIDLTPEEVAQREAAKNSSENCSDDKGIWIAFVWVTCITVGIWGISSIASLQLQSFWPIWPVGIMGVIAVAITIMSKLDPDD from the coding sequence ATGACCCCAGATGAGCAGAATATCCGCCTTTCCCACGCTGATCGGGAGAGCGCCATCGCACGCCTACAGAAGGCGCTCGATGAAGGCCGGTTGGACATCGGCGAGTTCGACGAACGCACCCGGGATGTGTACGCGGTGAAGACCGTGGGCGAACTCCAGCGACTTTTCGATGATCTACCCGATGAGTCGCGGGCTTTGGACCCATCGGTCCATTCGATAGATCTCACTCCCGAAGAGGTCGCGCAGCGTGAGGCCGCTAAGAACTCCAGCGAAAATTGCTCAGATGACAAAGGCATCTGGATCGCGTTTGTGTGGGTCACGTGCATCACCGTGGGGATTTGGGGAATATCCTCGATCGCGTCGCTGCAGCTGCAGTCTTTCTGGCCCATCTGGCCGGTCGGAATTATGGGAGTCATCGCCGTGGCCATCACCATCATGAGCAAACTGGACCCCGACGACTAG
- a CDS encoding adenylate kinase, translated as MRLVLVGPPGAGKGTQAEYIAAELGVPKISTGDIFRSNVAGGTPLGIEAKSYMDAGDLVPDEVTNKMVADRLAQDDAAVGFLLDGYPRNTEQAQELDRRLGELNVALDGVLQLDVSDEEVIRRLSGRRVSRSTGKVYHLEFDPPQDADSEDLYQRDDDRPETISNRLKVYAEQTAPLVDFYRQQGKLVRIDALGPVSEVTKRALQALRQHT; from the coding sequence GTGCGACTGGTACTTGTCGGCCCCCCAGGGGCCGGAAAGGGCACCCAAGCGGAGTACATAGCCGCCGAACTGGGCGTACCAAAGATCTCCACTGGAGACATCTTCCGCAGCAATGTCGCTGGCGGCACCCCGTTGGGGATCGAAGCGAAGAGCTACATGGACGCAGGGGACCTGGTTCCCGACGAAGTCACCAATAAAATGGTGGCCGACCGTCTAGCTCAGGACGATGCCGCTGTGGGTTTCCTCCTCGACGGATATCCGCGTAACACCGAACAGGCGCAGGAGCTAGATCGTCGACTCGGCGAGCTCAATGTCGCCCTGGACGGGGTGCTGCAGCTGGATGTGTCTGACGAAGAGGTCATTCGACGCCTTTCGGGTCGTCGCGTGTCGCGCTCCACCGGGAAGGTCTACCACCTCGAGTTCGATCCTCCCCAGGATGCGGACTCGGAGGACCTTTACCAGCGTGACGATGACCGGCCCGAAACCATCTCGAACCGTCTGAAGGTGTATGCCGAGCAGACGGCGCCCCTGGTGGATTTCTACCGCCAGCAAGGCAAGCTGGTGCGCATCGACGCTTTGGGCCCGGTCTCCGAGGTCACTAAGCGGGCCTTGCAGGCACTGCGGCAGCACACCTAG
- a CDS encoding MscL family protein: protein MLKGFKEFLLRGNVIELAVAVVMGSALTALVATFGTAFLEPLIVLVTGGDEVGGEFAINGVVFPYAVFINGLLVFAMTAAAVYFVIVVPANKLAARFSKPKAAQVDEQILLLREIRDSLRAGQNPADGSNG, encoded by the coding sequence ATGCTGAAGGGTTTCAAAGAGTTCCTGCTGCGCGGCAACGTTATTGAACTCGCGGTGGCGGTCGTCATGGGCAGTGCCTTGACGGCGCTGGTCGCCACCTTTGGAACAGCGTTCCTGGAGCCGCTGATCGTTCTGGTCACCGGTGGGGACGAAGTCGGCGGCGAATTCGCCATCAACGGAGTCGTTTTCCCTTATGCGGTATTCATCAACGGGCTGCTGGTGTTCGCCATGACGGCGGCCGCGGTGTACTTCGTGATCGTGGTCCCCGCCAACAAGCTCGCGGCACGGTTCTCCAAGCCCAAAGCCGCACAAGTAGACGAGCAGATTTTGCTACTGCGCGAAATTCGCGATTCCCTGCGCGCTGGCCAGAATCCCGCAGATGGAAGCAATGGCTGA
- a CDS encoding efflux RND transporter permease subunit — protein MRQPSDAPFLASLVLRWPALVIVAILLLTGGFGYFSTQGTTVDANTFDNETTEVLDLLDAEFGDQQAVLQLIVTAEDGIRGGAALEAAIDIKQAVLTGAQSGSLADPQGNQPIIAYSDGVEMAADNAGIEPDSLTDDELAALYDTAAEQAPAEIQRLLDSLIADQQQPESGLILVFQDTTGLDSDQVTAAQRDMGDLVAALDLPAGVTVEPFSLELLINDQDIGAEVGQLFGTALLGIMIVLAIVYWVRPQAGARWLVTRRTLADVAITLGVIVMSVIWMRGIGTLLGPGYADLIGPFSPQTDVVPILLVGLGVDFGVHMLARYRDELGAGHSPNTAYRTSAATIGVTLAVATVATAIGFLTNLTSPVEFIQTLGALAAIGVTSAFLITLTFLAAIRILLDRRAERGNKLPAASLAGQSQQRLPRAAQRAVWFAQRAPLRVLAAALLLTAAGAYGFTQLDARFDRTDFVPQNAPQLATLQQLEEQFGGGLEESTQVLLRGDLSTPEAQSALEESLSRAEQIDAVDAVRGEPEINDEGSIGRVDLLTNARLSGALDLSDDLIAAFAPLRDIGVETVPASIEKAQAELTEQISGTQARSLTIALAAATLLLIGFYWRTERRPLLGIVALMPAAIVLSWTFGTMALTGIPLNPVTATLTALSIGIAVPFTVYIVSRFLEERRHHEAIEALRRTLRRTGGPLAGSTVTTAIGFGILITSSLLPFKQLGYIIVYVLIFSMIVSLFVLPSLLVLWDRWNNHAPSRHVSAPKPKE, from the coding sequence ATGCGCCAGCCTTCCGACGCGCCCTTCCTCGCCTCACTGGTCCTGCGCTGGCCCGCTCTCGTCATCGTCGCGATCCTCCTGCTCACTGGCGGATTTGGATATTTCTCCACCCAGGGCACCACGGTCGACGCCAATACGTTTGACAACGAAACCACCGAAGTCCTCGACCTGCTTGACGCCGAATTTGGCGATCAGCAGGCGGTCTTGCAACTGATTGTCACCGCTGAGGACGGTATCCGCGGCGGCGCGGCCCTGGAGGCCGCCATCGACATCAAGCAGGCCGTTCTCACCGGCGCTCAGTCAGGTTCGCTTGCCGACCCACAGGGAAACCAACCAATCATCGCCTACAGCGACGGCGTCGAAATGGCGGCCGACAACGCCGGAATCGAGCCCGATTCACTCACCGACGACGAGCTCGCCGCCCTGTACGACACTGCCGCCGAGCAGGCACCCGCCGAAATACAGCGCCTGCTCGATTCCCTCATCGCCGACCAACAGCAACCCGAGTCGGGCCTGATCCTCGTGTTTCAAGACACCACCGGGCTCGACAGTGACCAGGTCACCGCGGCCCAACGGGACATGGGTGACTTGGTCGCCGCCCTCGACCTACCCGCAGGCGTCACCGTCGAGCCCTTCAGCCTGGAATTGTTGATCAACGACCAGGACATCGGGGCCGAAGTTGGGCAACTCTTCGGCACAGCCTTGCTGGGCATCATGATCGTGCTCGCCATTGTCTACTGGGTGCGCCCCCAAGCTGGTGCCCGCTGGCTCGTCACGCGCCGTACCCTCGCCGACGTAGCCATCACCCTCGGGGTCATCGTCATGTCGGTGATTTGGATGCGCGGCATCGGCACCCTGTTGGGGCCCGGGTACGCCGACCTCATCGGACCCTTCTCTCCACAGACCGATGTCGTTCCCATCCTCCTGGTCGGACTTGGGGTCGACTTCGGCGTCCATATGTTGGCCCGTTACCGGGACGAGCTAGGAGCTGGCCACAGCCCCAACACCGCATACCGCACTTCGGCGGCAACCATCGGCGTCACGCTGGCTGTGGCCACGGTCGCGACCGCGATTGGTTTCCTCACCAACTTGACCAGCCCGGTCGAATTCATCCAAACTCTTGGCGCTTTGGCCGCTATCGGCGTCACCTCAGCCTTTCTCATCACCCTGACCTTCCTGGCCGCGATACGCATCTTGCTGGATCGCCGAGCCGAACGCGGGAACAAGCTTCCCGCCGCTTCCTTGGCTGGTCAGTCACAGCAACGACTCCCCCGCGCCGCCCAGCGCGCCGTCTGGTTCGCGCAACGCGCCCCACTGCGTGTCCTGGCGGCGGCGCTGCTGCTGACCGCCGCTGGAGCATACGGATTCACGCAGCTAGACGCCCGTTTCGACCGCACCGACTTCGTTCCGCAAAACGCGCCGCAGCTTGCCACGTTGCAACAGCTCGAAGAACAGTTCGGCGGCGGCCTCGAGGAGTCAACCCAAGTGTTGTTGCGGGGAGACCTCTCGACTCCTGAGGCTCAATCGGCGCTGGAGGAATCCCTCAGCCGGGCAGAACAGATCGACGCGGTCGATGCAGTGCGGGGAGAGCCCGAGATCAACGATGAGGGCTCAATCGGGCGGGTCGACCTACTGACCAACGCGCGGCTGTCCGGGGCTCTGGATCTGTCCGATGACCTCATTGCCGCTTTCGCGCCGCTGCGCGACATCGGAGTGGAGACCGTTCCCGCCTCCATCGAAAAAGCCCAAGCCGAACTCACCGAACAAATCAGCGGCACCCAGGCACGTTCCCTGACGATCGCGCTCGCGGCGGCGACGCTGTTGCTCATCGGTTTTTACTGGCGCACCGAACGACGCCCGCTTCTGGGCATCGTGGCGTTGATGCCAGCGGCGATTGTCCTGTCATGGACATTCGGCACGATGGCTCTCACCGGAATCCCGCTCAACCCCGTCACGGCCACGTTGACAGCGCTTTCCATCGGGATCGCTGTGCCCTTTACCGTCTATATCGTCTCCCGGTTCCTCGAAGAGAGGCGCCATCATGAGGCCATCGAGGCCCTGCGCCGCACGCTGCGACGCACTGGCGGCCCATTGGCGGGCTCAACGGTGACTACAGCGATCGGGTTCGGAATCCTGATCACTTCCAGCTTGCTGCCGTTCAAGCAGCTGGGATACATCATCGTCTACGTGCTTATCTTCTCGATGATCGTGTCGCTCTTCGTCTTGCCCAGCCTGCTGGTGCTGTGGGACCGCTGGAACAATCACGCACCGTCAAGGCATGTGAGCGCACCCAAACCGAAGGAATGA
- a CDS encoding C40 family peptidase, with the protein MGIAVLGPASPAAADGQKVGNAVTAYGLTAATTPEVTDVDLDEATIDELDEHLEELDEAMETAEAQLGELTEAHSQKQAAIDAANGVIADSSERFSSVSEAVGSGETLASRLGALAHSTKGASDALAEATDTVNRKQPIVTALVGEVERAQSILSDLDEHIDSVESVIAQLEEEAARAQAEAEAEAAAEVSRAEESAASSSDSSSDSSSSGSSSSSNEATYNASAAQNAVDFAYNQIGKPYVFGAAGPGSYDCSGLTQAAFAVSGVSLAHNAATQINQTQSIARSDLRQGDLVFYQNGGHVAIYIGSGEVIHSPKPGDVVKVAPVDMMTPTSYGRVG; encoded by the coding sequence ATGGGCATCGCTGTGTTGGGGCCGGCCAGCCCCGCCGCGGCCGATGGACAGAAGGTCGGTAACGCAGTTACCGCCTACGGCCTCACCGCCGCCACTACCCCAGAGGTGACCGATGTCGACCTCGACGAGGCCACTATCGATGAACTCGATGAGCATCTCGAAGAGCTTGACGAGGCGATGGAAACCGCCGAAGCGCAACTGGGCGAATTGACCGAGGCGCATTCGCAAAAGCAGGCAGCCATTGACGCGGCCAACGGCGTCATTGCCGATAGCTCGGAGCGTTTTAGCTCCGTTTCGGAGGCTGTGGGCAGCGGCGAGACTTTGGCTAGCAGGTTGGGGGCGCTCGCTCATTCGACGAAGGGCGCCTCGGATGCTCTTGCCGAGGCAACTGACACGGTCAATCGCAAGCAGCCGATCGTCACGGCTTTGGTCGGTGAGGTGGAGAGGGCGCAGAGCATCCTCTCCGACCTCGACGAACACATCGACTCAGTTGAGTCTGTGATCGCCCAGCTGGAGGAGGAAGCGGCACGGGCCCAAGCTGAAGCGGAGGCGGAAGCGGCCGCTGAAGTTTCCCGGGCAGAGGAATCGGCGGCAAGCAGTTCTGACTCCTCGTCGGATTCGTCCAGTTCGGGTTCGAGTTCGAGCTCCAATGAGGCCACCTACAACGCCAGCGCGGCCCAAAACGCCGTGGACTTCGCCTATAACCAGATTGGAAAGCCGTATGTCTTCGGCGCTGCGGGGCCAGGTTCTTACGATTGTTCTGGTCTGACACAGGCTGCCTTCGCGGTCTCTGGTGTCAGCCTGGCGCATAACGCCGCTACCCAGATAAACCAGACTCAATCTATTGCTCGCAGCGATCTGCGGCAGGGTGACCTGGTGTTTTATCAAAACGGCGGCCATGTGGCGATCTATATCGGCAGCGGTGAGGTCATTCACTCTCCCAAACCCGGTGACGTTGTCAAGGTTGCGCCTGTGGACATGATGACCCCGACTAGCTACGGACGCGTCGGCTAG
- a CDS encoding TetR/AcrR family transcriptional regulator, with amino-acid sequence MMSFASQPPGFTQSSQEDADLAEASSDPDSDVPPHGAMARGELSLREIKKRRTRAELADAALDLFSRQGFTETTLDQLVGAVGVSKRTFFRNFDSKESVAIATELDLWKVLRSRVAYGIQNSPQGTPLLAMLRDSFLDTLRVMPDGWEERFFTTRRFIAHHPAVQAAALRESDQVQRDIAKLGPYMGYDEDDMELLLVIEIALSAWRTGAKSWVSSRKIGRHRREPGNLIDNVQTAFEKVNSCADLPLGGAVRLGTVSPNDANKRERRAP; translated from the coding sequence ATGATGTCTTTTGCTTCGCAACCCCCAGGGTTTACCCAGTCCTCACAGGAGGATGCTGACCTTGCTGAAGCCAGCTCCGATCCTGATTCCGACGTCCCTCCTCATGGCGCTATGGCCCGGGGAGAGCTGTCCTTGCGTGAGATTAAGAAACGCCGCACCCGTGCCGAATTGGCAGACGCCGCGCTAGATCTGTTCTCCCGGCAAGGATTCACCGAGACCACGCTTGACCAGCTGGTCGGGGCCGTGGGCGTCTCTAAACGCACGTTTTTTCGCAATTTTGATTCCAAAGAGTCAGTGGCCATCGCCACCGAACTTGACCTGTGGAAGGTTCTGCGCTCTCGGGTTGCCTATGGCATCCAAAACTCTCCGCAGGGCACGCCGCTGCTGGCGATGCTGCGGGACTCGTTTCTCGACACTCTCCGAGTCATGCCCGACGGCTGGGAGGAACGCTTCTTCACGACCCGGCGCTTTATCGCCCATCACCCGGCCGTGCAGGCTGCGGCGCTGCGTGAGTCCGACCAAGTCCAGCGCGATATTGCCAAGCTCGGCCCCTATATGGGATATGACGAGGACGACATGGAGTTGCTGCTGGTCATCGAGATAGCTTTGAGCGCTTGGCGCACGGGCGCGAAATCGTGGGTGTCCTCCCGCAAAATCGGTCGCCATCGCCGCGAGCCGGGCAACCTCATCGACAACGTTCAAACCGCTTTCGAGAAGGTCAACTCGTGCGCCGACCTGCCTTTGGGTGGAGCGGTGCGCTTAGGCACCGTGTCGCCCAATGATGCGAATAAACGCGAACGCCGCGCTCCTTAA
- the map gene encoding type I methionyl aminopeptidase yields the protein MFRRGRQNIQYKTSEQFELMRKAGLIVAAVHEAMRKAVVPGVSTGELDGIAEDIIRSHSAEPSFLGYDIGAGPYPGSICSSVNNQVVHAIPADDAVLAEGDIISIDVGAVLNGWHGDAAITLPVGRIDEGAAELIEVCDEALWAGIRAAGSSKRLGGISNAIERYIEGAGDFGIVEGFGGHGIGTEMHQDPHVLNYGPAHSGPKLRPGMALAIEPMVTLGSPDTAELDDNWTIVTADGSLAAHSEHSIAICDDGLWVLTAPDGGVEKLGELASSRARNA from the coding sequence ATGTTTCGGCGCGGTCGGCAGAATATTCAGTACAAGACCTCTGAGCAGTTCGAGCTCATGCGCAAGGCGGGGCTTATCGTGGCCGCGGTGCATGAGGCTATGCGCAAGGCCGTGGTCCCGGGGGTGTCGACTGGGGAACTGGACGGCATTGCCGAGGACATCATCCGGTCGCATTCGGCCGAGCCGTCTTTTCTGGGCTACGACATCGGCGCGGGCCCGTACCCGGGTTCGATTTGCTCCTCGGTAAATAATCAGGTCGTTCACGCGATCCCCGCTGATGACGCCGTCTTGGCCGAGGGCGACATCATTTCGATTGATGTCGGCGCGGTTCTCAACGGCTGGCATGGTGACGCGGCGATCACGCTCCCCGTCGGTCGTATCGACGAGGGTGCCGCTGAGCTCATCGAGGTGTGCGATGAGGCCCTGTGGGCCGGCATCCGGGCAGCGGGCTCCTCAAAGCGTCTTGGAGGCATCTCCAACGCCATTGAGCGCTATATTGAGGGTGCTGGCGACTTCGGTATTGTCGAAGGCTTCGGTGGCCATGGAATAGGCACGGAAATGCACCAAGACCCGCATGTGCTCAACTATGGCCCAGCACACAGCGGCCCGAAACTGCGCCCGGGTATGGCTTTGGCCATTGAACCCATGGTGACGCTTGGCTCGCCGGACACAGCTGAGTTGGACGACAATTGGACGATCGTTACCGCTGACGGCTCCCTGGCCGCCCACTCCGAACACTCGATCGCGATTTGCGATGATGGTTTGTGGGTGTTGACGGCCCCTGACGGGGGAGTCGAGAAGCTTGGCGAACTGGCGTCTTCCCGCGCCCGTAACGCTTAG
- a CDS encoding sigma-70 family RNA polymerase sigma factor, translating into MDTAPTAPTLTTEEVAEERDLVGVYLHEISKTPLLDAAAEVDLAKAVEAGLFAQHLLSDGALPDVVSAKDIDRIIEEGARAKEQFIKANLRLVVSIARRYVRSGMPMLDLIQEGNTGLVRAVEKFDYQRGFKFSTYATWWIRQAISRAIAQQERTVRLPVHLVEDVNRMRNVTRQLTRELGAEPEPDQVAEALGVTVERVNELIRWSQDTVSLDTPIGDDGDTKLGDLVADSDDPSPEELVIAGLERERIDVMLGHLDERSAGIVRARYGLEDGREHSLTEVAQRFSLSRERIRQLEIQALSRLKELAGEQAMAEAA; encoded by the coding sequence GTGGACACTGCACCTACTGCACCTACACTCACCACCGAAGAGGTCGCTGAAGAACGAGACTTGGTCGGGGTATACCTGCACGAGATCTCGAAGACACCGTTGCTGGACGCGGCAGCCGAAGTCGACTTGGCCAAGGCCGTCGAAGCCGGACTTTTCGCCCAGCATCTGTTGAGCGACGGGGCATTGCCCGACGTCGTCAGCGCCAAAGACATCGACCGCATTATCGAAGAAGGCGCTCGCGCCAAAGAACAATTCATCAAGGCGAACCTGCGATTGGTCGTCTCGATTGCCCGCCGCTACGTGCGCTCGGGTATGCCCATGCTGGACCTGATCCAGGAGGGCAACACCGGCCTCGTACGAGCCGTGGAGAAGTTCGACTACCAACGCGGATTCAAATTCTCGACGTATGCCACCTGGTGGATTCGTCAGGCGATCAGCCGTGCGATCGCGCAGCAGGAGCGCACAGTGCGCCTGCCGGTGCATCTGGTCGAAGACGTCAACCGTATGCGCAACGTGACCCGCCAGCTCACTCGTGAGTTGGGGGCCGAGCCGGAACCCGACCAGGTCGCCGAGGCTTTGGGCGTCACCGTGGAGCGCGTTAACGAATTGATTCGCTGGTCCCAAGACACCGTGTCCTTGGATACTCCGATTGGGGACGACGGAGACACCAAGCTGGGTGACCTCGTGGCCGATTCAGACGATCCCTCGCCAGAGGAGCTTGTGATCGCAGGCCTGGAACGAGAGCGCATTGACGTCATGCTGGGGCACTTGGACGAGCGATCCGCCGGTATCGTGCGGGCACGCTACGGCCTCGAAGATGGCCGCGAGCACTCCCTGACCGAGGTCGCGCAGCGGTTCTCGCTGTCGCGGGAGCGGATTCGTCAGCTGGAAATCCAGGCGTTGTCGCGCCTGAAGGAACTGGCCGGCGAGCAAGCCATGGCGGAGGCCGCTTGA
- a CDS encoding aminotransferase class IV family protein has product MTISITRFNRNPANVGDLSAVAFAGFAHFTAMQVRNHRVRGLDLHLARLRDASDDLFGQHLPDSTMREHLRSALETAPADASLTCYVASRPGEFASAGERAALDVLVKVTEPAQPPTGPLALDLVEHERHLPHVKHVGEVSKTLLLRQANARGFDDAVFTDRFGRLSEATIWNLALWDGESVIWPRADMLQGITMRILSRGLKARGIPQQTREITGADLAEHMSAVVMNSWTPAVPISRIGQRPLALDPAFTQLLHECYSDQTPTRP; this is encoded by the coding sequence ATGACCATCTCGATAACCCGTTTCAATCGTAATCCGGCTAACGTTGGCGACCTTTCGGCTGTGGCGTTCGCAGGGTTCGCTCACTTCACCGCGATGCAAGTCCGCAACCACCGGGTGCGTGGCTTGGACCTGCACTTGGCCAGGTTGCGTGACGCCAGCGACGACCTATTCGGACAGCACCTACCAGATTCGACCATGCGTGAGCACCTTCGCAGTGCGCTCGAAACGGCTCCCGCAGATGCGTCCCTGACGTGCTATGTCGCATCACGGCCGGGAGAGTTCGCTTCCGCCGGTGAAAGGGCGGCCCTCGACGTCCTCGTCAAGGTCACCGAACCGGCCCAACCACCCACCGGCCCGTTGGCGCTTGACTTGGTGGAACATGAACGCCATCTTCCGCACGTCAAACATGTTGGCGAGGTCTCCAAGACGCTGCTGTTGCGGCAGGCCAACGCACGCGGTTTCGATGACGCGGTGTTCACCGACCGGTTTGGGCGGCTGAGCGAGGCGACTATATGGAACCTGGCCTTGTGGGACGGCGAGAGTGTGATCTGGCCCCGAGCCGACATGCTGCAGGGAATCACCATGCGTATCCTCAGCCGCGGTTTGAAGGCCCGTGGCATTCCCCAACAGACTCGTGAGATTACTGGGGCCGACCTCGCTGAGCACATGTCGGCAGTGGTGATGAACTCCTGGACTCCGGCGGTTCCCATTTCCAGGATTGGCCAGCGGCCATTGGCGCTGGATCCCGCATTCACGCAGCTGCTGCACGAGTGTTATTCCGACCAGACACCGACGCGCCCGTAG
- a CDS encoding MerR family transcriptional regulator, translating to MAQASRPDEKPQLRIGELAKRTGATPRMLRHYENEGLIEAQRSSTGQRLFSSSAVEQVHHIRRLLAVGLPLAVIGELFGCIRDPQRLEPCAVPLLAEHLHAYDSRIAQLSSTRDALQGLIDASTSDPLETSS from the coding sequence GTGGCACAGGCAAGTCGACCGGACGAAAAACCGCAACTACGCATCGGCGAACTGGCCAAACGCACTGGTGCCACACCCCGTATGCTGCGGCACTACGAGAACGAGGGCCTCATTGAGGCACAGCGTTCCTCGACTGGCCAGCGGCTGTTCTCCTCCTCAGCGGTCGAGCAGGTTCATCACATCCGAAGGCTATTGGCGGTGGGGTTGCCTCTTGCCGTTATCGGAGAGCTTTTCGGCTGTATCCGTGACCCCCAGCGGCTTGAACCGTGCGCGGTCCCACTACTTGCCGAACACCTACACGCATATGACAGCCGGATCGCGCAATTGTCCAGCACCCGGGACGCCCTCCAAGGGCTTATTGACGCCTCGACTTCAGACCCATTGGAGACCTCTAGTTGA
- the orn gene encoding oligoribonuclease produces MGMNERLVWVDCEMTGLNLQEDALIEVAALVTEPDLTPLDDGIDIVISAEDAKLDSMAKIVADMHAKSGLTDEVRAATTTMSEAEDQILEYVAKHIPDPRTAPLCGNSIATDRTFLARDMPRFNDYLHYRMIDVSSLKELCRRWYPRVYFHQPEKGLRHRALSDILDSIRELEYYRKAVLVPLPGPDSEEAKAIAASLAPETALVEEN; encoded by the coding sequence ATCGGGATGAATGAACGACTGGTGTGGGTTGACTGCGAAATGACCGGCCTCAACCTCCAAGAAGACGCGTTGATCGAAGTAGCCGCGCTCGTGACGGAGCCGGACCTGACACCGTTGGATGACGGTATCGACATCGTCATCAGTGCTGAGGACGCGAAATTGGACTCCATGGCCAAAATCGTCGCCGACATGCATGCGAAGTCCGGGCTCACCGACGAGGTCCGAGCGGCCACGACCACGATGTCCGAGGCTGAAGATCAGATTTTGGAATACGTGGCGAAGCATATTCCCGATCCGCGCACAGCGCCGCTGTGCGGCAATTCGATCGCCACTGATCGGACTTTCCTCGCTCGGGACATGCCTCGATTCAACGACTACCTGCACTACCGCATGATTGACGTCTCGTCTCTCAAAGAGCTGTGTCGTCGCTGGTACCCACGCGTGTATTTCCACCAGCCCGAGAAGGGGCTTCGCCATCGGGCGCTTTCGGACATCTTGGACTCGATTCGAGAACTCGAGTACTACCGCAAGGCTGTCCTCGTGCCACTTCCCGGGCCCGACTCCGAGGAGGCCAAAGCGATTGCTGCGTCTTTGGCGCCCGAGACGGCACTAGTCGAGGAGAATTAA